Below is a genomic region from Erigeron canadensis isolate Cc75 chromosome 7, C_canadensis_v1, whole genome shotgun sequence.
AGTCATTACACTCTTGACCTTAAATGGAGTTGGAATTtttttgtaacctatattatacgtgtatatatatatatatatatgctgatGATGTTTAGCTTATCAcaacttattttatttgatgtttgttttctattttaatatttcattatATGTCGACCATCATTGATTCattgttatattatattgtaGTTTGTTATACAACTTCTAGATAACAATTGTCAAAAAACCATTTGCAAATAAACATCTACACTAAAATATTCTAACAGCAAAATTACTTTATTACAGTATCACATACTATCACACTCCATAACCATGGAAATTGAATAAAAAGGTGGGGTTCAATTTACCACTCACCTTTGTTTTTTACTGAAGCATTACATAGATGAATTTGAATTTTTCTAGCCTCAAgtaacaaaactaaaaagtaaaaaagaatacTCTTTTAACAAGTAACTAAACAAAGGCCCCCCAATGGAACCTTTTACTTCTTCAAGTTGAAGTAAAAACACAACAAACAATACTACTCACCATATCCTTTTGCTTACTGCCCAATCAACACatttttgaagctttgatctttctATACATGATGCCCAATCGGGCCCGGACCAATCTTGACCCCGTTCTTTTTTCATGATTTGTCACATTCATTGTCAACAGAGACCCGACCCGAACGGCCCACCATTTTCCCAAATGAGGGTACAGCCGATAACCCCCTGAAGCTGCTACTTCCCTCGCTCAAGTTTTGTGACTTTCTTGATTTACGTAGCTTAGGAGAGGAGTAAAGGTCGAGTTCTTGGTCAGCAGAACTGACCTTGACTTTTATGACAGTTAGTCGTGCTATACTGCTTCTGCAAAACGGGCAGATGGGTATGGGTTGAATTGCTGTGGTCGGGCTTGGCTTGTTATGGCAGCATAATGAGAGTGTACATTGAGCACACATTTGGTGACCGCAATCTTGAACCTCAATCGCGCATAGCTGGTCAAAGCATATGCAACATAAGTGTGAATCACTGGCCTgcaataagaattttttttaaaagttagttaTGGAATAAAAAAGTTCTTCATTAAACTAAGTTAAACCAAATGTAAACAGATGTGTAAAGTCAACAAAAATATCTACCgatcaaaagtcaaaagtcaTCAACTATGACCATTTCAACTTATAACAATCCAAAAGCCTTTATATTTCAATACAACTTTCCATTCCCTTATGTCTTTATGTATTTGTTTACTGTCTCTTATTATTGACTTTTTGGAGGGTTTGAAACGTGcattttgaaagtgattataCTAACCGTCTCGAGTGAGACTTAAAAGGTCACCCCAAATACCCCTAGACCAAAGGCACTTGCTTAGTATAACAAGCAATACATTGACAGATGGGCAATTGGCATATGTTAATTTTTATAAGGGATTGTAAAAATAAGAAGAGACTGTAAAATAAGAGTTGAGGCTTGTTACAGTAGGCTGAAAGAAAGGGTAAATAGGTGATCTTAAACCGATATCACATTTCGTTCAACCAAGCATCAAAATTTGTAATAGCAAATCTTtcacaataatcatataatcacAATCAAACACAAAACTAGACAACCTCTAAAGTTTAAATGAAAAAGTTCAACTGAATTACCTCTGAGATGTTATCATCCATGCCCGTGGTATCAGAATGGGCTGGAGATGACACCGAGAAGCCGGAACCCTTCAAAATGTTTCTCTCTCTTTCCTTGTTAACCTCCATTAGAGCTTGCTCTAACAAAGCCTTCGCATCTTGATTAAGCTCACTAATGAATTTCAATGGTGATGGCCACACTAATGGTGCAGCAGATGAAGGGTTTAGTAACGCTGCACAAGCCCCATAATTGTGTTTCAATGCAACCATATACGGGATTCTCCTGTTATTAGTATAAAAATCAGTATCAATTGCAGGACTTTCGACCAGGATATAGTGATAGACACAAACATAAGATTGAATAACTGAATAGTgtatatatgaaacaaaaaagaTTACCCAGATGCGTCTCTAAGATATCGATCTGCACCCCAAGCTAGTAATTCTCGAATGCAGTCCATTGAACCTCCTCTTGCAGCCAAATGAAGTGGAGTACTACCAGCAAGACTGGAAAATGATATCGATTAGCAGatacaaatagaaaaaaatttatacagAAATTTCTTGAAGTAATTATTACCCGTGTCCACCAGTGGAAGCACATACAAGAGCTCCATTGTCAAGAAGTATATGAACACATTCGGGCCGTCTTTGTCTGGCAGCTAGGTGCAATGGTGTCGCCCCTTTACCATCTCTTATATTGACAAATCTTGAAAACCCCCTGAAAATCAATATTCCCAATtcaatttatacattttttaaagatttaatttctaaaaaaagtcgtatcaagtattaaaaaaaagaatggaTTTGCTAATAAATAATGAATCTAAAGGCAACCCACCATGACACCGCAACATGTGAGGTCCGGGCAGAGGAAAGAATGGTTTGGAGACACTCAGAATGACCATAATAAGCAGCATAGTGCAAGCATGTTCTTGCATTTAGTGAATCAAACATCAATATCTGTCATATTTGGAAAACATTATCACTCATTTCTCCTTTGCATATTCTAACAAGATCCTATTTTAACAATCTTAAATAACTTGTATTGAAATGAAAGAATCTAACATACATTTGCACCAGCTTGAATTAACTTTTCAACACAAGATAGCTTCCCATGCATTGCAGCCAACATCAATGGAGTCTAAAATACCATTTAATCAAATCAATAAATAAGTattcaaaaatagaaaaaaaattccAGTAACTTCAAATCAATCAATCCTATACAACACagaaattaaaaacacacaccTGTTTGTGCCTATTTACAGAATCAAGATTCACTGATCCATTCTCCAAAAGCATAGAAACAATCTGCAAAATGATCAACACCCATCAATCAAATCACCcaaaaatcataacttttttttttattaaagcaCCAAACTTTATCACAAAAACATCATGTATTTGGATACAAACATAACAATAtgaacaaaaactaaaatttctaTTCATATATCACACAAAAAACCAATATAAAAAATCACCCGTTAATCAAAATGATCAAAGATCAAATCCTCATACAGTAAAACACCAAAATTGAacataaaaaaatcaatatttcaCAAAAAGATTGAAATCCCATTTCACATATCacactaaaaaacaaaataaaaaacacccATAAATcaaattgattaaaaatcaaatatttttacagTAAAGCAACAAActttaacatatatacatacatatacatatatctataatatcagGAAATggagaaaatcttgaaaaaccaACCTCGATCTGGCCATTAGCAGCAGCAATATGTAAAGCAGAATGGCGATCATAAACAGTAACTTTCTTAACAAGATTTGGGTTACTTTCTAAAACTGTTTTCACAGTTTGTATATCACCATACTGTACTGCAGAAAATAAACCATGTTCATCATGTATCTTGCAGCTAAGATTTTGGCCCATTATGATGATGGTTTACGGCGGAGAGTCGCCGGAAACAGCCACCGGAAAAAGGGGGATGGTGGGAATGGGGAAAGTGGAGTTGAATGGCTGCGTTGTATTTAAGTAGAGAGAGGGGTAAAGATATTGAAGGAAGGTGGGAAATAAAACGGGCAGGTGCGATGAGTAAACGACTGACAACGGGCAGGTGTCAGTATATTACGGGCAGGTTTTGAGATTCCAAAATTAGTGTTGCGGGGTCCTCCGTATATCACTTGTACCTTGCCTCACAATACATTTTTGTTTGTCGCGAACTAGtgaatatacgagtatataatactcgtagtaaaaatatatgaataaaaaatgaatatacaaaatgtataatttatggTGAATTGGTGCTAGATAGAATATAGATATAACTAAAgttaaacttgaaaaagaaatgGTTATAGTAACGTCTGTAGAAAAACTAACGTGTTAACCAGTCGAATGGATTTTACAATTTCGTCAATTAACATAACCTTTTACAACGACAAATTAATCAAAGAGGTGGGTCAAATGTCAAAAGTTTACGAAACCAATGAGGTTGTTGGCCTCACTTGTAGGATTAACTAGGAGATTTGACCGCCCTTTTGGGCGGCGGTTGTTTACAAGTTACAAAATTTTTGGTAAAATGATAGATGCAAGTAGataaattatatcaaataaCACTGATATTAACTGAGACGGTATATTACAAAGGTAAGAGAGAagtagttaaatacattagcCATAAGGTAGTAATATACATTAGCTGTCAGGCATTCAGTTACAAAACATGTAGTAGTTTTCCATGACATATCTACATGGTTTGGCATGGATTTTACTTATAGTAGTCATATACATCAGTCGTTAGGCGTTTAGTTACAAAACATGTAGTAGTTTTCCATGACATATTTATATGGTTTAGCATGGATTTTACACAAAAAAGGGTTCAAAAGTTGCTGCTTTTGTTGGCTGTTACGTCTGGTCTTCGTGTTTGAT
It encodes:
- the LOC122607441 gene encoding putative E3 ubiquitin-protein ligase XBAT31; translated protein: MGQNLSCKIHDEHGLFSAVQYGDIQTVKTVLESNPNLVKKVTVYDRHSALHIAAANGQIEIVSMLLENGSVNLDSVNRHKQTPLMLAAMHGKLSCVEKLIQAGANILMFDSLNARTCLHYAAYYGHSECLQTILSSARTSHVAVSWGFSRFVNIRDGKGATPLHLAARQRRPECVHILLDNGALVCASTGGHGLAGSTPLHLAARGGSMDCIRELLAWGADRYLRDASGRIPYMVALKHNYGACAALLNPSSAAPLVWPSPLKFISELNQDAKALLEQALMEVNKERERNILKGSGFSVSSPAHSDTTGMDDNISEASDSHLCCICFDQLCAIEVQDCGHQMCAQCTLSLCCHNKPSPTTAIQPIPICPFCRSSIARLTVIKVKVSSADQELDLYSSPKLRKSRKSQNLSEGSSSFRGLSAVPSFGKMVGRSGRVSVDNECDKS